AAACTTGGTACGAGCATGCCATGGATGCACCAAATGATGATCGTCTGGATCGCGACCATGATTATTATTGCTGTTATCAGTCAGATCGAAGGCAAGGGTGCCGTAGACAAAAAAGGTATTCCTGTATCCAGAAAATATTTTGCGACAGAGCCGGTATTTAATATTAGCGCGATGATCATTAGTGTGATTCTGGTCGTGCTATATGCAGTATTCTGGTAGGAATTATTACTTGAATGAATAATCCTGGAGACAATCCACATCGTCGATATAACCCTTTGACAGGCGAATGGGTGTTGGTATCAGCCCATCGCACTGAACGGCCCTGGTTGGGGCAGGAAGAGGCTCAATCAGGCCACAAGAGACCAGAGCATGACCCGAGTTGTTACCTGTGTCCGCGTGGATCTCGTGCTACAGGCGCAAATAACCCCGATTATGAGAGAACTTTTGTATTTACCAATGATTACCCTGCTCTTTTACCTGAAGTGGCGCTTTCTGGTGGTCCCTATGAGAATGGATTACTTAAATGGGAATCAGCATCAGGGACTTCCAGGGTTATCTGCTATTCACCACGCCATGACCTCACACTCCCAGAGCTGGGGTTGGCTGAAATTGAAGCAGTGATCTCTACTTGGGTGGATCAAGCCAGGAAACTGGGAAATCGCTATAAATGGGTACAAATATTTGAAAACAAGGGTCAAGCTATGGGTGCCTCAAATCCTCATCCCCACGGACAAGTGTGGGCTGGAGATTTTATCCCGACTCAAATGGAAAAAGAAGATTTGACACAAAGGAAGTATTTTATAGAACATGGATCTCCCTTGTTGGCAGATTATGCCAGGCAGGAACTCGAATCTAAAGAGCGTATTGTGTGTCTCAATAGCGATTGGATAGCAGTTGTTCCATTCTGGGCGACTTGGCCTTTTGAGACTCTGGTATTACCGCTTAAGCCCATCCATCGAATGCAGGATGTGAAAACCCTGGGTAGCAGAAGTCTTGCGGATATACTAAAGCGTTTACTGACAAAATATGATCATCTCTTCAATGTAAGTTTTCCATATAGCATGGGCTGGCATGGGGCACCCAATATCGCTGGTGACCCTTCTGCCTGGCAACTACACGCTCATTTTTTCCCACCCCTCTTGAGGTCTTCCACGATTAAGAAATTTCTGGTGGGCTATGAGATGCTGGGTGAAGCTCAAAGAGATATTACACCTGAAACTGCAGCTGCATCACTGGCAGCGCTTCCTGATTCTTATTCCTAATGCGAGCTGGAGATTGAAATGAAGCCATTAACGAGTATTGATATTCTCAGAGAGATAAAAAATCAGGATCATTCAGAATTATTTAAGGATTTATACGGAAAATTAAGTCCAGACTCACAGGCATTGAAACGCTTGGAGGACCTATGTCAGCATTCTGAAACTAACAGTACTCATTTTTTTAGTGCTCCTGGAAGGACTGAGCTTGGCGGTAATCATACGGATCACAATTTAGGGAAGGTTCTCTGCGCAGCCGTTCAAAATGATACTCTTGCTGCTGTATCTAAAAGAGTTGATGGCAAGGTTGTTATCAACTCGGAAGGCTTTGGTAAGCAATTTGTTGTTGATATAAGAGAGCTTAAACCGAATCCAGGAGAGATGGGTGAGACCACGGCGTTAATTAGAGGGGTACTAGCGGGTATTAGTGAGCGAGGTGGCAATATCGGCGGCTTTGACGCGCAGATAACAAGTAATGTGGGCGTTGGTTCAGGGTTATCCTCCTCAGCTGCATTTGAAGTTCTGATCGGGACTATCATCAATAATCTTTATAACAATGACCTGATTTCTGCACCGGAGATAGCAAGGATTGGTCAATATGCTGAGAACAAGTATTTCGGGAAACCCTGTGGCTTGATGGATCAAACAGCTTCAGCCGTAGGTGGGGTCCTTGAAATCGATTTCAAAGATCCTGAATCCATAGATATCAAGCCTGTTCACTATGATTTTTCGACTGAAGATTATACTTTGGTGGTAGTTAACACGGGAAGCACACATACCGATCTGACTTATGCCTATGCTTCCATTCCTGAGGAAATGCGTCTCGTTGCCGGAGTGTTAGGTGTTGAGCAATTGCGGGCGGTTGATGAGGAAGTGTTTTTAGATAGGATTTTAAGCATACGAGAGAAACTGGGCGACAGAGCCGTGCTTAGGGCTTTGCATTTTTATCGTGAAAATGAACGTGTGAATCAGATGGCTGCTGCTCTTGAAGAGGATGATTTCGAAGTATTCCTCGGGCTTGTATCCGCCAGCGGTGAATCTTCGAGGAGTATTCTCCAGAACGCAATCCCCCCCCATAGTGATGGAACAGAGCAGGGGCTGGCCTTTGCTTTGGGAATTTCACAACTCTTTTTTGAGCAAAAAGGACGAGGGGTTGCGCGTGTTCATGGTGGCGGATTTGCAGGAACGATTCAAGCATATATACATACAGATGATTTCGATGCCTATCATGATAAAATGAGCAATATCTTTGGGATAAATTCAGTACAGATCTTGCACATTCGAAACAATGGTGCTCGATCAATCCTCGAGCTGAATTAATCTTGCTGATCTTGTCCAGCCCCCGCTAATTCCATGATGAATAGACAATCGAAAATATCCACTATCCTTCCCAAGTATCTAGGCACCTTTCTGATTGTGGTAGGAATGTTCCTTGTGACCTGTTCTAAGGAAGTTAAAGACGATCCTGCAGGGACAGTGCTTGCCCAGGTGGGCTCAAGAGTTATTACGGTTCAGGATTTTATAAGACGGAGCGAATTTTCACTTCGCCCAGACTTTTGCGCTGGTTCATCAAATATTCATAAGAAAATTGTCCTGAACAATCTAATTGCAGAGAAAATACTGTCCCTTGAGGAGGGTAAAGATTCCTCGCTGGATACTAGCAAAGCAATTCAAGCTTACTTAAAAGGTCAATCAGAACAAGCTATGCGGCAATGGCTATTTTCAGAAAGAGCTGTTAAAAAGGTTATCATGAATGAGGAAGAAGTTCACCGGCAGGCACGGATAGCATCCCGGAGTTATTCGATTCAGTACTTTACTTCATCAGATACAGCGATCGTTAATCGTGGGCACAAAGCTCTAAACGAGGGTAAAAATATCTATATGACCTATTTGGCAATATTTAACGCAGAGAGAGTGCCTCAGAAAACTCTTTCCTGGTTTGACGATGAAGAGCCGATGGTACATCAAGCTTTCTTCTCCAAGCAATTGAAAAAAGGTGATATTCTGTCACCCTTTATGACCTTGGGCGGAAGCACACTATTTGCCCAGATAGTGGAGACTACGGATGATAGACTGATATCTGGGCGGGAATTTGAGTCGCATCTAAGTCTGGTCCGTGAGAAAATGAAATTGAGGATGGCTATCTCAATTCACGATGAGATTTCAAAATCATTAATGCGGGGACAGGAATTTCTGATGAATGAACCTGTATTTTTAATCTATGCGCAATCACTTGCATCACACTTCTTCCAATCTGCACAGGATAAAAAGGAACTATTTAATGCGGAAGTCTGGAATGTTGAGAGGAGCAATGGGGATAAAGACTTAAGTAGTAAACCCCAAATAACCGATTATGAGACCCTGTTTACCCTGAACGGAGAGCCTTGGACCATGGGGCAATTCAAACATGTAATTCAACGTCATCCCCTGGTTTACAGGAATCGAGATATGGCCTATAGTGACTTCCCACAACAACTGAAATTTGCGATTGCGGATCTTCTCTTAGATCTCGAGCTGACCGAAATGGCATATGAGTCGAGCTATAACCAGGTACCTTCTGTCACACAGTACGTAGAATTATGGGAAGATCAAATCAGGAGTTCTCACTATCGATCCAATTATCTGAAACGAGTGATACCTGAGTTCGAATATGATTCCATCAACAGAGATATAATCCTAAATGACTACCTTAGACCTCTCATCGATTCACTTCAGTCTGCCTATTCAGATCAAATTCATATAGATATGAAGGAATTCGACAAAATTCAGCTTTTGCGAACACCCGCAATTGCTACACGCGAAAATGTCCCCTTTCCGCTGTATGTTCCATCATTCCCTGTCTACACGAATGAGCATCGAATCGACTATGGATCTATAGGAGTCAATTAAGGATCAATTCCATTTCCATGGATTTGATTATTAATAGTGGCTCATTGGGAGAAGCGAGGTATTAAAATCAAAACCTTACATCTATTGATATTGTTATTGTGCTGTGTTGGATTGCTTAGAGAGGCTGTAGCCCAGGATGTTTACAAACTATGGGAAGATCAATCCAAACCCTTTTACAAAGAGAATCAGCTAGTAGAATATGAGGAGGAAGTTTGGGATACAAAGTGTGTCTTTAATATTACAGAGCCCACTCTAACCATTTACCATGCTCAAGGTGAGAATGTTGGAAAAGCTGTCTTAATCATTCCTGGAGGCGGCTACTCATTGGTTGCCATGTACCATGAAGGGTACGATATTGCCAAAATCCTTTCTGAAAGTGGTGTGACTGCGGCGGTGTTAAAGTATCGATTGCCTAAACCTGAATCCTCGGATCATCCAGAAAAAGTCCCTCTAGCTGATGCGCGGAGGGCATTAAAATCATTGAGAAGCAACTCTGATAAATACGGATTTGATGACAAACAGGTAGGGGTGATGGGGTTTTCAGCGGGAAGTCATCTGGCAACTGTAGCAAGTTTATGGAAGAGTAACGAACCAGATGAAAACCCAAATTTCTCAGCTCTTATTTACGGTGTGACCAATCTGACCAAGGCAAATATCGATTGGTTGGAAAAGGATTTATATCATCGCAAAATGACTCGCAAGGAATTGCGCCAGAATCGGTTACTCGATCTGGTAACAAAGGATACACCTCCTGCTTTTCTGGTACATGCTTATGATGATGATGTATGTCATGTTGAAGAGTCTACGCTATATGCCCAGAGGCTAATTGAGAATGACGTTAAGGTAGAAATGCATTTATTCCCGACTGGAGGACATGGCTTTGGCGTAGGGCGGAAAGATGGCGGTACTGGTCAATGGCTAGACTTGTTTGTTAATTGGGTGACAGCACTTGAATAGAGCA
This genomic window from Candidatus Neomarinimicrobiota bacterium contains:
- a CDS encoding alpha/beta hydrolase, translating into MLREAVAQDVYKLWEDQSKPFYKENQLVEYEEEVWDTKCVFNITEPTLTIYHAQGENVGKAVLIIPGGGYSLVAMYHEGYDIAKILSESGVTAAVLKYRLPKPESSDHPEKVPLADARRALKSLRSNSDKYGFDDKQVGVMGFSAGSHLATVASLWKSNEPDENPNFSALIYGVTNLTKANIDWLEKDLYHRKMTRKELRQNRLLDLVTKDTPPAFLVHAYDDDVCHVEESTLYAQRLIENDVKVEMHLFPTGGHGFGVGRKDGGTGQWLDLFVNWVTALE
- a CDS encoding galactokinase; translation: MKPLTSIDILREIKNQDHSELFKDLYGKLSPDSQALKRLEDLCQHSETNSTHFFSAPGRTELGGNHTDHNLGKVLCAAVQNDTLAAVSKRVDGKVVINSEGFGKQFVVDIRELKPNPGEMGETTALIRGVLAGISERGGNIGGFDAQITSNVGVGSGLSSSAAFEVLIGTIINNLYNNDLISAPEIARIGQYAENKYFGKPCGLMDQTASAVGGVLEIDFKDPESIDIKPVHYDFSTEDYTLVVVNTGSTHTDLTYAYASIPEEMRLVAGVLGVEQLRAVDEEVFLDRILSIREKLGDRAVLRALHFYRENERVNQMAAALEEDDFEVFLGLVSASGESSRSILQNAIPPHSDGTEQGLAFALGISQLFFEQKGRGVARVHGGGFAGTIQAYIHTDDFDAYHDKMSNIFGINSVQILHIRNNGARSILELN
- a CDS encoding UDP-glucose--hexose-1-phosphate uridylyltransferase translates to MNNPGDNPHRRYNPLTGEWVLVSAHRTERPWLGQEEAQSGHKRPEHDPSCYLCPRGSRATGANNPDYERTFVFTNDYPALLPEVALSGGPYENGLLKWESASGTSRVICYSPRHDLTLPELGLAEIEAVISTWVDQARKLGNRYKWVQIFENKGQAMGASNPHPHGQVWAGDFIPTQMEKEDLTQRKYFIEHGSPLLADYARQELESKERIVCLNSDWIAVVPFWATWPFETLVLPLKPIHRMQDVKTLGSRSLADILKRLLTKYDHLFNVSFPYSMGWHGAPNIAGDPSAWQLHAHFFPPLLRSSTIKKFLVGYEMLGEAQRDITPETAAASLAALPDSYS